In Chromatiaceae bacterium, a single genomic region encodes these proteins:
- the zwf gene encoding glucose-6-phosphate dehydrogenase, which produces MIAHRKNPATDRPTLFVLLGATGDLARRLVVPALFELHRSGGLPRHFEVLGLGRDELRVQVLSERLKMGCEEFARSGRPTDEEWLEFSKCLHYQQANLAEPSAYADVAVLVGEISREFPEPPQCVYYLATPAAIFTPAATGLGAAGLVHDRDASRLVVEKPIGSDLASFRHIDEILRENLAESQLYRIDHYLGKETVQNILALRFANPIFEPIWDRRYIDHVTITVAETLGVEHRGGYYERAGALRDMIQNHLMQLLCLIAMEPPASFTADRLRDRKMDVMRALRAIPEQSVSDYAARGQYGPGWVEGVHVPGYREEVGVDPASGTETFAALKLFIDNWRWQDVPFYLRTGKRLAKTVSEVSIRFRPVPHQAYPYSAAEDHQPARLVLRLKPDEGMDLKLNVKVPGADFMLAPADMRFSYQQAFRTPVPAAYETLLYEVLAGDQTLFMRADQIDAAWTLLQPVLDVWRRHPAVDFPNYSAGSWGPESAEGLISRDGRSWLAPTLQEVSG; this is translated from the coding sequence ATGATCGCGCACCGAAAAAATCCCGCTACTGATAGGCCAACGCTGTTCGTTCTCCTGGGGGCGACCGGTGACCTCGCCCGCCGCTTGGTCGTCCCGGCGCTGTTCGAACTGCATCGCTCGGGCGGTCTTCCGCGGCACTTCGAGGTGCTCGGATTGGGCCGCGACGAATTACGGGTGCAGGTATTGTCCGAGAGATTGAAAATGGGTTGCGAAGAGTTCGCGCGATCGGGAAGGCCAACGGATGAAGAATGGCTTGAATTCAGCAAGTGCCTGCACTATCAACAAGCCAACCTAGCGGAACCGTCAGCCTATGCCGATGTGGCAGTTTTGGTCGGAGAAATTTCCAGGGAATTTCCGGAGCCACCCCAATGCGTCTACTACCTGGCAACGCCGGCGGCGATCTTCACACCGGCTGCGACCGGACTCGGCGCCGCAGGCTTGGTACACGATCGTGACGCTTCCCGACTGGTTGTCGAGAAACCGATTGGGTCAGACCTGGCCAGTTTTCGACACATCGACGAAATCCTGAGAGAGAATCTCGCCGAATCACAGCTGTACCGAATCGATCACTATCTGGGCAAGGAAACGGTGCAAAATATCCTGGCCCTGCGCTTCGCCAACCCGATCTTCGAGCCCATCTGGGATCGCCGCTACATCGATCACGTGACCATAACGGTCGCTGAAACTCTCGGGGTTGAGCATCGAGGAGGCTACTACGAACGGGCCGGCGCGCTGCGCGACATGATCCAGAACCATCTGATGCAATTGCTGTGTCTGATCGCGATGGAACCACCGGCGAGTTTTACGGCGGATCGTTTGCGCGATCGGAAGATGGACGTGATGCGGGCTCTACGTGCCATTCCCGAACAATCGGTTTCCGACTATGCGGCGCGTGGGCAGTACGGCCCTGGTTGGGTGGAAGGTGTACACGTACCGGGTTATCGCGAAGAAGTGGGAGTGGACCCGGCTTCCGGAACAGAGACCTTTGCGGCACTGAAACTGTTCATCGACAACTGGCGCTGGCAGGATGTCCCATTCTATCTGCGTACAGGAAAGCGGCTCGCGAAAACCGTATCAGAAGTGTCGATCCGGTTTCGCCCGGTGCCGCACCAAGCCTACCCATACAGTGCCGCCGAAGACCATCAACCAGCGCGCTTAGTGTTGCGGCTGAAGCCCGATGAGGGAATGGATCTCAAACTCAATGTGAAGGTGCCGGGCGCGGATTTCATGCTGGCTCCGGCCGACATGCGCTTTTCCTACCAACAAGCTTTTCGTACCCCGGTGCCTGCCGCCTACGAGACCTTGTTGTACGAAGTGCTGGCCGGTGATCAGACTCTGTTCATGCGTGCCGACCAGATTGACGCAGCCTGGACGCTCCTACAGCCAGTACTGGATGTCTGGCGGAGGCATCCCGCAGTGGATTTTCCGAACTACTCAGCGGGAAGCTGGGGGCCGGAATCTGCCGAGGGGTTGATCAGCCGCGACGGCCGTAGCTGGCTTGCCCCCACGCTGCAGGAGGTAAGCGGGTGA
- a CDS encoding DedA family protein: MTGIEHMLAEATPWLHQYGYAAVAVAVMFEGTGIPLPGAILMGGAALLAGQGELNVVLVWLTAWLAAVVGDNLGYWIGRGGGRRLLLRVGVRRNRLTRFERFFRRFGIWLLLFGRFFDGTRQLDGLVAGSARMPWLLFFFADLVGSALWVSVWVIGLYTLDQHTAMLHRILSYLNLWVVGGTAIALVGTLYMFFRRGASHDEMPYLSDTASASSVRSKQTESESGRQTHLGDLP, from the coding sequence GTGACCGGCATCGAACACATGCTGGCCGAGGCGACGCCATGGTTGCATCAATATGGATACGCCGCGGTTGCCGTTGCGGTTATGTTCGAGGGCACCGGCATCCCGTTGCCCGGCGCTATTCTGATGGGTGGCGCGGCCCTGTTGGCAGGCCAGGGTGAGCTGAATGTGGTGCTGGTCTGGTTGACGGCGTGGCTTGCAGCCGTGGTGGGCGACAATCTCGGTTACTGGATCGGACGTGGCGGTGGACGGCGTTTGCTGCTGCGTGTCGGTGTGCGTCGAAACCGTCTCACACGATTCGAGCGCTTTTTTCGGCGCTTCGGTATTTGGCTGCTCCTGTTCGGACGATTCTTTGATGGCACCCGCCAGCTAGACGGTCTTGTTGCCGGTAGTGCGCGCATGCCATGGCTACTGTTCTTCTTCGCTGACCTCGTGGGATCGGCACTCTGGGTCTCCGTGTGGGTCATCGGCTTGTATACCCTTGATCAGCATACTGCGATGTTGCACCGGATTTTGTCCTATCTGAACCTCTGGGTCGTGGGCGGCACGGCCATCGCGTTGGTCGGAACGCTCTATATGTTCTTTCGGCGGGGCGCCTCGCATGACGAGATGCCCTATCTCAGTGATACGGCTTCCGCATCCTCCGTGCGTAGTAAGCAAACGGAGTCCGAAAGCGGGCGTCAAACCCATCTAGGAGATCTACCATGA
- a CDS encoding Hsp20/alpha crystallin family protein: MNKRVVKQSLVAVALLGTIGAVGAAAYRSHETAEHLAVEEPSQQLEVVPDATTALRDPWAGLHADMLRMQTQMDQMFASVLGDVHAVRSDNQQTGAQVTLEEQGDNYVVNAEIPGAGENDVNVKLDGRLLSISSESHGSEKQTADDGQLIRQESFTRSFQQSFTLPGPVDASGMKTQFHDDVLTVTVPKIAS, from the coding sequence ATGAACAAGCGCGTAGTGAAGCAAAGCCTGGTTGCTGTTGCCCTGCTGGGAACGATCGGCGCGGTGGGAGCGGCAGCCTATCGTTCACACGAAACGGCAGAACACCTGGCAGTGGAGGAGCCTTCTCAACAACTCGAGGTAGTGCCCGACGCGACAACGGCACTGCGCGATCCCTGGGCTGGATTGCATGCCGACATGTTGCGCATGCAGACGCAGATGGACCAGATGTTTGCCTCGGTGCTAGGCGATGTACATGCCGTGAGGTCGGACAATCAGCAAACGGGTGCGCAGGTCACGCTGGAAGAGCAGGGAGACAACTACGTGGTCAATGCTGAAATCCCGGGCGCCGGTGAAAACGATGTCAATGTCAAGCTGGATGGCCGCCTGTTGAGCATCTCGTCTGAATCCCATGGCAGTGAGAAGCAAACCGCGGACGACGGCCAATTGATCCGGCAGGAGAGTTTTACTCGCAGCTTCCAGCAGTCCTTCACGCTGCCGGGGCCAGTCGATGCCTCAGGCATGAAAACGCAGTTTCACGATGACGTCCTGACTGTGACGGTCCCGAAGATCGCATCGTGA